The Pseudomonas sp. MPC6 nucleotide sequence ATGACCCAGTTCCGCCGCTGGGGCCTGTTGCGCGACGATCCGGATTATCTCGCCGTGGCGCGTCAGGTGCAGCAACTAGACTTGTACCGAGAGGCCGCCACTGCAGTCGGGGTCGCCGTCGGCAGTCAGCCGATGCGCAGCAGCCAGTTGATCGACGGCAAGGTCTGGGACGGCTCGGACCCTGCCGGCTATGCCCGCAGCTTCAAGCTACATGCCATGAGCGACAGCTCACCGCTTTTCGCCAGCCGCTGACAGGAGACTGCAAATATGTTGCGAATCCTGCTGATCAACGACACCGCGAAGAAAGTCGGTCGCCTGAAAGCGGCCCTGACCGAAGCCGGGTTCGAAGTAATAGACGAATCAGGCCTGACCATCGACTTGCCCGCGCGCGTCGAAACGGTGCGTCCGGACGTGATCCTGATCGATACCGAGTCACCGAGCCGCGATGTCATGGAGCAAGTGGTGCTGGTGAGCCGCGATCAACCGCGGCCGATCGTGATGTTTACCGACGAGCATGACCCGGACGTGATGCGCCAGGCGATCAAGTCCGGGGTCAGTGCCTATATCGTCGAAGGCATTCACGCACAACGCTTGCAGCCGATTCTCGACGTCGCCATGGCGCGCTTTGAAAGTGACCAGGCCCTGCGTGCGCAACTGCACGCCCGGGACCAGCAACTGGCCGAGCGCAAGCGCATCGAGCTGGCCAAGGGGTTGCTGATGAAGATGAAGGACTGCAACGAGGAACAGGCCTACACCCTGATGCGCCGCCAGGCGATGAGTCGCCAGCAGAAGCTGATTCAGGTGGCGGAGCAGATTATTGCGATGAGTGAGCTGCTGGGCTGAAGGCTTATGGCGCCTGTCTGGGCGCCTTCGCGGGCAAGCCTCGCGCCTACAGATGGCGTCGAATTCAATAGGATGAACGACACAAATCCCGTAGGAGCGAGGCTTGCCCGCGAACAGCAGCAACCCGACCTCAGAGTGTTGGCACAGATCTCGCTAGGTAATCACCACAGGTAACCAACGGCGGTTGCCCCACCTACGACAAAGACGTCGCTCACCCCATTCGCTCCTGGCGAATCGGGTGGCGGCGTTTTTTTTGTTTTGGCCCCGCAGCCCGGGGCCGGTGGTGCGGCCGCATGCGGCGCCCCACTTGCAAGCTCATGACTCCTTCTCGAGACGACTAACAGCTGAGGTGCGCGATGAATTCAAGCTTCTGGAAATCCGGCCATACCCCGACCCTGTTCGCGGCCTTCCTCTATTTCGACCTGAGTTTCATGGTCTGGTACCTGCTCGGCCCGCTGGCGGTGCAGATCGCCGCCGACTTGCAATTGACCACCCAACAACGCGGGCTAGTGGTCGCCACGCCTATCCTGGCCGGGGCTATCCTGCGCTTTGTGATGGGCCTGCTGGCTGACCGCCTGTCGCCCAAGACCGCCGGCCTGATCGGCCAGGTGATCGTCATCAGCGCGCTGTTCGTCGCCTGGAAACACGGGATTCACAGTTATGAACAAGCGCTGCTGCTGGGCCTGTTCCTCGGCATGGCCGGCGCCTCCTTCGCCGTGGCACTGCCGCTGGCCTCGCAGTGGTACCCGCCGCAGCATCAAGGCAAAGCCATGGGCATCGCCGGCGCCGGCAACTCGGGCACCGTCCTCGCCGCCCTGATCGCCCCGGTGCTGGCCGCTTCGTTTGGCTGGAGCAACGTGTTCGGCTTCGCCCTGATTCCGTTGATCCTGACCATCATCACCTTTGCCTGGCTAGCCAAGAACGCCCCGGAACGGCCGAAAGCCAAGTCCGTGTCCGACTACTTCAAGGCCCTGGGCGACCGCGACAGCTGGTGGTTCATGTTCTTCTACAGCGTGACCTTCGGCGGCTTCATCGGCCTGGCCAGCGCCCTGCCCGGCTACTTCAACGACCAGTACGGCCTGAGCCCGGTGACCGCCGGTTATTACACTGCGGCCTGTGTGTTCGGTGGCAGCCTGATGCGTCCGTTGGGCGGCGCCCTGGCCGACCGTTTCGGCGGGATTCGCACACTGCTGGCGATGTACACCGTGGCCGTGATCTGCATTGCGGCAGTAGGCTTCAATCTGCCGAGTTCCTACGCCGCCTTGGCGCTTTTCGTCTGCACCATGCTCGGCCTGGGTGCGGGTAATGGCGCGGTATTCCAGCTGGTTCCGCAGCGCTTCCGTCGGGAAATCGGCGTGATGACCGGCTTGATCGGCATGGCCGGCGGTATCGGTGGCTTCGCGCTGGCGGCCGGCATGGGTGCGATCAAGCAAAGCACCGGCAGCTATCAGCTGGCACTGTGGTTGTTCGCCAGCCTCGGGGTCCTTGCCTGGTTCGGCCTGCACGGGGTGAAACGTCGCTGGAGAACCACCTGGGGTTCGGCGGCCGTCACCGCTGCACGGGTGTGAGGGCGCAATGAGCCTGCAATTGAGTTTCGCCGAAGCGAGCGCCATCGGCCCTCGCGAGGAGAACCAGGACGCCCTGCGCCTGGTCACTCCGACCCCGGCGCTGGCGGCGAGCAAAGGTTACCTGTTCGCCATCGCCGACGGCGTCAGCCAGTGCGCCGATGGCGGCCTGGCCGCCCGCTCGACCTTGCAGGCCCTGGCGCTGGACTACTACGCCACCCCGGAAACCTGGGGTGTCGCCCAGGCGCTGGATCGCTTGTTGCTGGCACAGAATCGCTGGTTGCAGGCCAACGGTGGAGGGCAACCCTTGCTCACCACCGTCAGCGCTTTGGTCGTGCGCGGCAGGCGCTTCACCCTGGCCCATGTCGGCGATTGCCGGGTCTATCGCTGGCACGCCGACGCGTTGCAACGGGTGAGCGAGGATCATGTCTGGGACCAGCCGGGCATGCAGCATGTACTCAAACGGGCGCTGGGGCTGGATCAGCACCTGGTGCTGGATTTTCTCGAGGGTGAATTGCGCGTCGACGAGAGCTTCGTGCTGCTCAGCGATGGGATCTGGGCCGTGCTGGGCGATACCGCGATTGCGGCGATCCTGCGCGATCAGCCCGATCTGCAAAGCGCCGCGCAGACCCTGGTCAGCGCGGCGCATCTGGCCGGCAGCCAGGACAATGCCAGCGCCTTGCTGGTGCGGGTCGATGCCTTGGGTGAAACCAGCATCGGCGACGCCTTGATTCATTTGCGGCAATGGCCGCTGCCGCCCGCACTGAAACCGGGCCAGGCCTTCGAGGGCTGGCAGGTCGAAGGAATACTCGGGCAGAGCCAGCAATCGCTGCTGTATCGGGTTCGCGACGGGCAACAACAGCCCTGGTTATTGAAAACCTTGCCCGGCGCATTGCGCGATGACCACCTGGCGGGGCAAGCGTTGCTGTCGGAGGAATGGTTTCTCAAACGCGTCGCCGGACGGCACTTCCCTGAAGTCCACGCCGCCAGCCAGCGTCAGCATTTGTACTACGTGATGCGTGAATACTCGGGGACGACTCTGGCGCAACTGCAGGAAAAAGCCGGACCGCTGCCCTTGGCCCAATGGCTGGACCTGTCCGAACGCCTGCTGCGGGCGGTGGGCATGCTGCACCGACGGCAAATTTTCCATCGCGATATCAAACCGGAGAACCTGCTGCTGGGGGACGACGGTGAGTTGCGCCTGCTGGACTTCGGCCTCGCCTACTGCCCCGGCCTGTCCGAAGACCAGCCCTCGACCCTGCCCGGAACGCCCAGTTACATCGCGCCGGAAGCCTTTGGCGGGGGCGCACCGACGCCGCAACAGGATCTGTATGCCGTGGGCGTGACCTTGTATTTCCTGCTCACCGGGCACTATCCCTATGGCGAAATCGAAGCGTTCCAGCGCCCGCGATTTGGCGTGCCGGTCAGTGCCAGCCGCTACCGACCCGACCTGCCGGAATGGATTGCACAAAGCCTGGACCGCGGCGTTGCGGCGGATCCGGATCAGCGCTTTGAAACGGCGGAAGAATGGTTGCTGCTATTGGAACAGGGCGAGCGGCGCAGCCTGAGCGTGCGGCCCAGACCCTTGCTGGAGCGCGAGCCGCTGAAGGTCTGGCGGACCTTGGCGCTGGTGTCGTTGGTGGTGAATCTGGTGTTGTTGGTGTTGGTGTTCCACTGTTCCTGATGTCATCACGCCCCTCGCCACAGGCTTCATATGCCCCACGACCGAGCGACCCGCCTCGAATCGGTGCACAAACATTGAAGCTGATCCTGAATTCCCGCTCGAAGCCCGCTAATACCGCGCATTTCGCCACTTGGCACAACCACTGCATTACCTCTCTCAACTGACATAAAGCCCAACCTTCAACGACGAAGGCTGCGCTGCCCGAGAGAACGGGATAAAGGACAAAGGCGTCCTCGCCAGGCAACTGGCGGGATGCCTTTTTTTGTTTGCGCAAAATTTGTCGAGCAAGACCTGAAAGCCCCGACGGGGCAGGTCGGAGCTCCCCGGAGAATCCGATGAAAAAGCTGAAACTGGTGATGATCGGCAACGGCATAGCCGGGGTTCGCACCCTGGAAGCATGCGCCTTGAACCTGTGCAATTGCCTTGGAGCTGTTCGCCCACATTGCGGGCCATGTTCAACAGCACTCTGAGACCCTGTGACCGCTTTGGAGGCATTTTCCTGTGCGAGCCCTAACATCCAAACCGTAAACACTCCACGCGACCTATACGCGCCTCCAGCGCCGTCGCACAGGATCAGTAACTAGTGAATGAGAGAGATCAATGCCCGGGCTCAACGACAGCGCGGTATTTGGCCTGTGACGATCCCCGGCGAACCGTTCGCCGTCAACCCGTGAGGAAAAACACTATGAGCGCAAAAGTCTGGCTGGTGGGTGCGGGTCCTGGCGACCCGGAATTGCTGACCCTGAAAGCGGTACGGGCACTGCGAGAAGCGGATGTGGTGCTGATCGATGATCTGGTCAATCCCGCGGTGCTGGAACATTGTCCCCAGGCGCGGATCATTCCCGTGGGCAAGCGCGGCGGCTGTCGCTCCACGCCCCAGGCGTTCATCCATCGCCTGATGCTGCGGTATGCCCGCCAGGGTAAATGCGTGGTGCGGCTCAAGGGTGGCGATCCGTGCATTTTTGGCCGGGGCGGTGAAGAGGCGCAGTGGTTACGCGAACGTGGCGTCGAGGCGGAGCTGGTCAATGGCATCACGGCCGGGCTTGCCGGTGCGACGCAGTGCGATATTCCGTTGACCCTGCGCGGCGTTGCGCGGGGCGTGACGCTGGTCACTGCCCATACCCAGGATGGCAGCAGCCTGAACTGGCAAGCCTTGGCCCAGGGCGGCACGACGCTGGTGATCTACATGGGGGTGGCGAAGCTGAGCGAGATCCGCGAGCAGCTGCTGGCCGGCGGCATGGCGGCGGATATGCCGGTGGCGATGATTGAAAACGCGTCACTGCCGCATCAGCGGGAATGTCGGAGCGATCTGACGGCCATGGAGGGAGATGCCTGCGCCTTTGAGTTGAAGAGCCCGGCGATCCTGGTGATCGGTGCTGTGGCGGCGTGTGATGAGATGAAAAGAGCGGCAGCCCCTGCATCGGTTCGGCGTGCATCCTTGTAGGCGCTGTGGCGGCTTGGGGAGATCAAAAGAGCGCCGCCCCCCCAAACCGCCAACCGCCAAACCAAGGTTGAAACCCCAAATCGCAGACAAAGAAAAGCCCGGCCGAAGCCGGGCTTTTCAGAGCTGCGAGCTAATTACTTAGCCTGAGCTTCAACCTGCGCTTCTACGCGACGGTTTACAGCACGGCCAGCTTCAGTAGCGTTGTCGGCAACTGGGCGGGATTCGCCGTAGCCAACAGACTGAACGCGGGACGATTCAACACCGTACTGGTTGGTCAGAACTTGCTTAACGGCGTTTGCACGACGCTCGGACAGTTTCTGGTTGTAAGCGTCAGGACCGACGGAGTCAGTGTGACCTTCAACAGTGGTGCTGGTCGATGGGTACTGCTTCATGAAGTCAGCGAGGTTCTTGATGTCGCCGTAGCTGTTAGGCTTGACTACCGACTTGTCGAAGTCGAACTTCACGTCCAGCTCAACACGAACAACTTCAGCAACTGCCGGGCAGCCATCAGCGTCAACAGTTACGTTGGCTGGGGTATCCGGGCACTTGTCAACGTTGTCGCACACGCCATCGTTGTCGCTGTCGGAGCAGACTTCAGCCGGAGCTGGAACTGGAGCAGCAGCAGGCTTGGAGCCGCCACCGAAGTTCACACCGATACCGACGCTTGGAGCCCACTCGGTGTCGCCCTGGTCGATGTTGTATTGAGCTTCAACGCCAGCACGGGCGTAGAAGTTCTCGGTGAAGTACAGCTTGGCACCGCCGCCAACGTTGGCGAAGGTGGAACGGTTGCGACCGTTCGAGCCGTTCTGATCAATGCTCTGATCGGAGAAGCCAGCCGAGACGTACGGACGGACCATGTCGCCTGGGTTGTTGAAGTGGTACAGAGCGTCCAGAGCGGTGTTGGCGCCCTTGATGTTCTGGCCGGAATCAGAACGAACGTTGTGCACTTCGTCGTAAGCCAGACGCAGTTCAACGTCGTCGGTCAGGAAGTAACCTACGGAACCGCCGAACAGGTTGCCGTTGTTCTTGAAGTTACGAGCGCTGTCGAATTGTTCTTTCTTTGCGAAGCCTTCGATTTCAACTGCGCCTTGGCCTTGTGCCAGAGCGCCGAACGAAGTGGCGGCAATCAAAGAACCAATGGCCAAGCCCAAGGTGTTTTTCAGTTTCATCCGTTAAATCCCCATCTGGTGATTGTGAAGCAGTCCCGCAAACCGGGGGACAACTCGGCGGCAAGTCTATCAGAACTTGCCTACACGTAAGAGATATTTGCGCTGAACTAAGTTTCAGCAACGCCTGCAAATTTCTCACGCAATTTGTCTAGAGCACGTTTGTAACGCATTTTTGTCGCACTCAAACCCATGTGCATGATGTCTGCGATCTCCTGAAATTCCAGCTCTGCGACAAATCGTAGCACCAGAATTTCTCGGTCGATCGGATTCACATACACTAACCAGCGATCAAGTCCACCCTTTTCCTCGGGTTTCGGCGCCTTCTCTTCAGACGCTTCCTCTAGGGGGTCCAGACTCAAAGCGTCCATCAAGCGACGCTTTCGCCGTTCTTTCCGATACTGCGTGATGCATTCGTTGTACGTGATGCTATATAGCCATGTCTTGAACTTCGATTTGCCCTCGAAGTTCTTCAACCCATACAACACCTTCAACATCACTTCCTGACAGACATCGTCTGCGTCGCGATCGTTCCCAAGATACCGTGCACAGACGTTAAATAATGTTCTCTGGTAACGCCGCATCAGTTCTTCATAGGCGCGCGTTACGTGAAACAGCTCGGTGTGCGAGCGCGCGACCAACTCCTCATCAGAGAGCTCGCGGGGGTCGTAGCGCGTAGAGAGCGATTGAGCTTTATTCAAAACAAGTCAGGGCCGACAGTCAGGTCAATGTCCGCCGCGGCCCTTGCGGGCTTTCAGCGGCGGCATACATTAGCAGGGTTTGCCGGGTTAGCGGCTACTCACATGCTGCTCCAGGAGGATCCGATTGGAGAGAGAGACTAGCTCACCCTCATCGGTCAGCAATGTGGTTTTAACCGTGCCGATCTCTTCGATCTGACCTTCGACCTCGCCAACGCTCACTTGTTGCCCAACCTGATACAACTCACGCACATAGATTCCCGCAAGAATCTGCCCGGCAATTTCCCGGCTTCCCAGTCCCATGGCCAGCGCAACCGCCAGACCAACGGTAATCAAAACGATCACAATCACATGGTTGAGCAGGTCAGTCTTGACCTCCAACTGGCTGATCGCGACCGAAATACTGATGATAATCACCAGGCCTTGGGCAATTCGCCCCAGGCCGGCAGCGTAATCAAGTCCTACACCCTCTGCCGCTCCACGCACCAGCCCATTGGCCAATTGCGCCAGCAACACACCCACCAGCAGCACCAGCGCGGCACCGAATACCTTTGGCAAATATAGCGCAAGCATATCCAGCGTAGCTGAAACTCGTTCAAGTCCAAGGGATTCTGCGGCCGAAACCAAAAAAATCAACAGGACGAACCAGTAGACGATCTTGCCGATCAACGTCGAGATCGGCACTTGCAGACCGGCCCGGGACAGCAATTTGGTCAGGCCGGTACCGCCCATCAGACGATCGAGTCCCAGCTTGGCGAGCAACTTGGACAACAAAGTGTCCAAAAGTTTCGCAACGACGAAACCCAACAGCAAAACAACCAGTGCACCGAACAGGTTCGGGATGAAATTCGCAACCTTGGTCCATAACGCAGTCATTGCAGTGACGAGGCTCTGAGTCCAGAGATCAAGTTCCATATTCAATCAGCCTTATCTGCAGTGCGAGCGGTAGGTTTACGGTGACGGGAGACCGGCGAGACATGGGCCGATCCGTTATTCAGGGCGATCATCAGCGCGGGCAGCCAGCGGCCCAGCAGGCTGAACAGATCACCGGCACCGACCTGGCGGTTGGCGGTTTTCAGTACACGGCCAAGGCACGCATCGTCGTCCCGGGTAGACGGTGACGCCTTGAGCATGTCACGCAAAGACTGTTCGAACGGATCGTGCATACGCACCTCTCGTGATGTCTGTGAAAAGACGCGATCAAATTTGCCCGGGTCACATGGCACACCGTCAGACCCAGCGCAAACGTCGGAATAACCACCACTGCCCCAGTGCCACCGAGAGCATCAGCGCACAGGCGACGAGGAAGCCATAGGGGCTTTCGGAGAAGGGAATTCCGCCGACGTTGATCCCCAGCAGACCGGTCAGAAAACTCATCGGCAAAAAGATCCCGGTGATGATCCCGAAGCGGTACATCGTGCGGTTCATGCGCACGCTCAAACGTCTATCTTCGGCCTCGAGGACCAGCCCCACCCGCTCCCGGGTCAATTCCAGCTCCTCGAGATAGCGGGTCAGGCTGTTGTTCAATTCGTTCCAGTAATCACCATCGTCCTCGACGAACCAGGGCAGTTTTATCCGCGTCAGCTGACCGAAAATATCCCGTTGCGGAGCGAGAAAGCGCTTCAGCGCAGCGGCCCTGCGACGGATCTGCAAAATGGCTCCATGCTCGGGAGTATACCGTTCGTCGGCATCCAGCTTTTCTTCTTCCTCATCGACCACTTCCGAGAGGCAGCTGACCAGATCCTGC carries:
- a CDS encoding ANTAR domain-containing protein, whose protein sequence is MLRILLINDTAKKVGRLKAALTEAGFEVIDESGLTIDLPARVETVRPDVILIDTESPSRDVMEQVVLVSRDQPRPIVMFTDEHDPDVMRQAIKSGVSAYIVEGIHAQRLQPILDVAMARFESDQALRAQLHARDQQLAERKRIELAKGLLMKMKDCNEEQAYTLMRRQAMSRQQKLIQVAEQIIAMSELLG
- a CDS encoding nitrate/nitrite transporter, with protein sequence MNSSFWKSGHTPTLFAAFLYFDLSFMVWYLLGPLAVQIAADLQLTTQQRGLVVATPILAGAILRFVMGLLADRLSPKTAGLIGQVIVISALFVAWKHGIHSYEQALLLGLFLGMAGASFAVALPLASQWYPPQHQGKAMGIAGAGNSGTVLAALIAPVLAASFGWSNVFGFALIPLILTIITFAWLAKNAPERPKAKSVSDYFKALGDRDSWWFMFFYSVTFGGFIGLASALPGYFNDQYGLSPVTAGYYTAACVFGGSLMRPLGGALADRFGGIRTLLAMYTVAVICIAAVGFNLPSSYAALALFVCTMLGLGAGNGAVFQLVPQRFRREIGVMTGLIGMAGGIGGFALAAGMGAIKQSTGSYQLALWLFASLGVLAWFGLHGVKRRWRTTWGSAAVTAARV
- a CDS encoding bifunctional protein-serine/threonine kinase/phosphatase, yielding MSLQLSFAEASAIGPREENQDALRLVTPTPALAASKGYLFAIADGVSQCADGGLAARSTLQALALDYYATPETWGVAQALDRLLLAQNRWLQANGGGQPLLTTVSALVVRGRRFTLAHVGDCRVYRWHADALQRVSEDHVWDQPGMQHVLKRALGLDQHLVLDFLEGELRVDESFVLLSDGIWAVLGDTAIAAILRDQPDLQSAAQTLVSAAHLAGSQDNASALLVRVDALGETSIGDALIHLRQWPLPPALKPGQAFEGWQVEGILGQSQQSLLYRVRDGQQQPWLLKTLPGALRDDHLAGQALLSEEWFLKRVAGRHFPEVHAASQRQHLYYVMREYSGTTLAQLQEKAGPLPLAQWLDLSERLLRAVGMLHRRQIFHRDIKPENLLLGDDGELRLLDFGLAYCPGLSEDQPSTLPGTPSYIAPEAFGGGAPTPQQDLYAVGVTLYFLLTGHYPYGEIEAFQRPRFGVPVSASRYRPDLPEWIAQSLDRGVAADPDQRFETAEEWLLLLEQGERRSLSVRPRPLLEREPLKVWRTLALVSLVVNLVLLVLVFHCS
- the cobA gene encoding uroporphyrinogen-III C-methyltransferase; the protein is MSAKVWLVGAGPGDPELLTLKAVRALREADVVLIDDLVNPAVLEHCPQARIIPVGKRGGCRSTPQAFIHRLMLRYARQGKCVVRLKGGDPCIFGRGGEEAQWLRERGVEAELVNGITAGLAGATQCDIPLTLRGVARGVTLVTAHTQDGSSLNWQALAQGGTTLVIYMGVAKLSEIREQLLAGGMAADMPVAMIENASLPHQRECRSDLTAMEGDACAFELKSPAILVIGAVAACDEMKRAAAPASVRRASL
- a CDS encoding OmpA family protein gives rise to the protein MKLKNTLGLAIGSLIAATSFGALAQGQGAVEIEGFAKKEQFDSARNFKNNGNLFGGSVGYFLTDDVELRLAYDEVHNVRSDSGQNIKGANTALDALYHFNNPGDMVRPYVSAGFSDQSIDQNGSNGRNRSTFANVGGGAKLYFTENFYARAGVEAQYNIDQGDTEWAPSVGIGVNFGGGSKPAAAPVPAPAEVCSDSDNDGVCDNVDKCPDTPANVTVDADGCPAVAEVVRVELDVKFDFDKSVVKPNSYGDIKNLADFMKQYPSTSTTVEGHTDSVGPDAYNQKLSERRANAVKQVLTNQYGVESSRVQSVGYGESRPVADNATEAGRAVNRRVEAQVEAQAK
- the sigX gene encoding RNA polymerase sigma factor SigX, with translation MNKAQSLSTRYDPRELSDEELVARSHTELFHVTRAYEELMRRYQRTLFNVCARYLGNDRDADDVCQEVMLKVLYGLKNFEGKSKFKTWLYSITYNECITQYRKERRKRRLMDALSLDPLEEASEEKAPKPEEKGGLDRWLVYVNPIDREILVLRFVAELEFQEIADIMHMGLSATKMRYKRALDKLREKFAGVAET
- a CDS encoding mechanosensitive ion channel domain-containing protein, encoding MELDLWTQSLVTAMTALWTKVANFIPNLFGALVVLLLGFVVAKLLDTLLSKLLAKLGLDRLMGGTGLTKLLSRAGLQVPISTLIGKIVYWFVLLIFLVSAAESLGLERVSATLDMLALYLPKVFGAALVLLVGVLLAQLANGLVRGAAEGVGLDYAAGLGRIAQGLVIIISISVAISQLEVKTDLLNHVIVIVLITVGLAVALAMGLGSREIAGQILAGIYVRELYQVGQQVSVGEVEGQIEEIGTVKTTLLTDEGELVSLSNRILLEQHVSSR
- a CDS encoding zinc transporter ZntB, whose amino-acid sequence is MFEEENAQWGLVHALVLDGKGGARSIARTELDDLQLRAHESLWLHWDRSHPQTRTWLRKSSGLSEFSCDLLLEENTRPRLLPLPDFELLLFLRGVNLNPGAEPEDMVSVRIFASAQRIISLRLRPLRATDELLVQLAEGKGPKTASELILYMAQYLTNKVQDLVSCLSEVVDEEEEKLDADERYTPEHGAILQIRRRAAALKRFLAPQRDIFGQLTRIKLPWFVEDDGDYWNELNNSLTRYLEELELTRERVGLVLEAEDRRLSVRMNRTMYRFGIITGIFLPMSFLTGLLGINVGGIPFSESPYGFLVACALMLSVALGQWWLFRRLRWV